In the genome of Xiphophorus hellerii strain 12219 chromosome 14, Xiphophorus_hellerii-4.1, whole genome shotgun sequence, the window CTTGGAGCCAGTCAATGATGCTGGTTTGAGAGAAGCTTGCCCCATTCTTCTCTATCAGCTCAGTGATGAGTTTTCTTTTACCCGTTTTAAGTCACCACCCTGAATCTCAGCCAGATTATGTTGGAGTTTAAGGTTCTATTTTAACAACgaattaaatggaaaatttaaatggttaagataagataagatttatttcattgtcatcaacagattacaacgagattgagatttgctcgactcgagttaaaatgcaggttatgtgtatatacataatatacaatacacatatacatacatacataaaaagataaagaaataaatagttcaAATTGAGAACTACTTGTATCCAGTCAAATAGTTTGTTTCTACCAGGAATGAGGTAGGCAGCTTTTAGAAACTAAAATAGGTGCAAAGGCTgtccattaaaaaaagaataactacttttttttttttttaaatggcatttAAACAGAATATGAATACGTTTCTTTATCTATATTGGCTCTACAAGAATCAAGTCTCTCTTATGACAAATCATAAATTGTTGTCATATTTCCACTAGTCTTATGACTAACCCTAAACCCAAATCTTAGCAGCTGGAAGGCCTGTTTCACGTCACACTAATGTTTAGCTCCCATATTGTCTCCCCAGCTTTGGCGTCATTAGCTTACCTGGCAAaaatgactgtgtgtgtgtgaccggATAAGCAGAGGAGGTGCTGTTAGTGCTGTTGCTCAGCAAATTGGTGACGTTGGTGGTAGTGTCAGTGAGGTTCACAAGAGGTGTTAGGATTCTGAAGTTTGCGTTTCCCAGTTCCCCGGAAGCTGagaaaagatgcaaaaacacaaaaacatttgaaacagtgATACCAATGAGTTTGGTGAATACCATAAGTGACATTGAAATTGTGTGAATGGTTAAAGTGATTCCTCACTGGCATTGTAAGGTCCAGTTGTAACAGACAAAGCATAATCTGCTGCTCGTGTCGTCGTGTCAGGTAGGTCAGCTGAAAATGTGCACTGGATTTTTCCTGAGTTGACTGATCCCTTCACATTGGTTGTTGTTAGTGTCTGAAGAGAGAAAGAGTTTAATtaactgaaagtaaaacaatgATGTCCATGCAAACATTGTGTTGcataaattgaaaaatatattcCTACTACTAATGCTGTATCAGCTTTGCTTACCTGTGTGAGATTTAGAACCAGATTATTGATGAAGCCAGTGAAGAAACGGACAGCACCTTTGTGGTTAGCGCAGAAATAGGCTCTGTGACTGGCAGTCTGTTGAAAAACatgatattattttattttcaatcgTTTCAAACTAGAATATTGCTCTGGTTTAGATTTCATGGTATTTTATTCTAGGTTCATAAAATATGGATTACCTGAGATGCAGCATTAGACACCCCAGCAGCAATGTAGCCGTCTGTCTGTCCTGAGAGCTCAAAGTTGTACGTTTGGCCACTTTGTTGCTTGGCAGAAACGAAATAGCAGGTTGTGGAAGAGGGATCGCACTTTGAGGGTTCAGCTGCACAGAGCTTTGAGGAGCCACATTCTTGTCGAGAAATACTGGCCTACAAAGGTGAAGGcatgaattttaaatattgcacTGTAATAATCTTACAATAAATCTCATATAtaatcactttctttttttcaaggTTATTTCTATTTCTTACCACTGCCGGGAGTGTGTTTGATGCTACTGTGGTTGCATTATTAGCTGGTGCCACGGTGGTTGCATTGCTGGCTGGTGCTACTGTGGTTGCGTTGCTAGCTGGTGCTACTGTGGTTGCGTTGCTAGCTGGTGCTACTGTGGTTGCGTTGCTAGCTGGTGTTACTGTGGTTGCGTTGCTAGCTGGTGCTACTGTGGTTGCGTTGTTAGCTGGTGCTACTGTAGTTGCGTTGCTAGCTGGCGCTACTTTAGTTGCGTTGCTAGCTGGCGCTACTGTGGTTGCGTTGCTAGCTGGCGCTACTGTAGGTGCGTTGCTAGCTGGGGCTACTGTAGGTGCGTTGCTAGCTGGTGCTACTGTAGTTGCGTTGCTAGCTGGCGCTACTGTAGGTGCGTTGCTAGCTGGTGCTACTGTAGGTGCGTTGCTAGCTGGTGCTACTGTAGGTGCGTTGCTAGCTGGTGCTACTGTAGGTGCGTTGCTGGCTGGTGCTACTGTAGGTGCGTTGCTAGCTGGTGCTACTGTAGGTGCGTTGCTAGCTGGTGCTACTGTAGGTGCGTTGCTAGCTGGTGCTACTGTAGGTGCGTTGCTGGCTGGTGCTACTGTAGGTGCGTTGCTAGCTGGTGCTACTGTAGGTGCGTTGCTAGCTGGTGCTACTGTAGGTGCGTTGCTGGCTGGTGCTACTGTAGGTGCGTTGCTAGCTGGTGCTACTGTAGGTGCGTTGCTAGCTGGTGCTACTGTAGGTGCGTTGCTAGCTGGTGCTACTGTAGGTGCGTTGCTGGCTGGCGCTACTGTAGGTGCGTTGCTAGCTGGCGCTACTGTAGGTGCGTTGCTGGCTGGTGCTACTGTAGGTGCGATGCTAGCTGGCGCTACTGTAGGTGCGTTGCTAGCTGGTGCTACTGTAGGTGCGTTGCTGGCTGGTGCTACTGTAGGTGCGTTGCTGGCTGGTGCTACTGTAGGTGCGTTGCTGGCTGGTGCTATTGTAGGTGCGTTGCTAGCTGGTGCTACTGTAGGTGCGTTGCTAGCTGGTGCTACTGTAGGTGCGTTGCTCGCTGGTGCTATTGTAGGTGCGTTGCTAGCTGGTGCTACTGTAGGTGCGTTGCTGGCTGGTGCTATTGTAGTTGCGTTGCTGGCTGGTGCTATTGTGGTTGTATTGCTCTGAGCATAGGTGGCCATAAATTCCAAGGACAGTGTCACCAACAAAATACTGAGGAGCAGTTGTTTTTCCATGCCTTCAGGaaagggaaaataatttaattaagcaatacaaatacaaaattagCTTCAGTTAGATGTGAAATGAGATTTTCTTTCAAggtaaaagtgttttaaatgtttttttttaatgaagtatCTTAGTGacaatgttaattaaaaaatgtctgtaatTACTTTGAATGTCTTtcttaaaatgcatttctaaaGGTAATACAACACTAGTTTTAATCTAATGAACTTTAGTATCTTATAATCTCATACAATACATTcaatatgtatgtatatattatatcacacaaggattttctttttactcattGTTGATGTTGAATGAAACCATATAGTGTCTAACTGTGCGTACTATTTGTAAATCATGGTGACAACAGAAACGACCCAAATGAACATGATCATCATCAAACTCTGATCTAGCGTTCATGATATGCTAGACAGCAACGGtcaggaaaatgtttcagaatttaaagaaaaacccagaaaaacttTAGTTGAAATTCAGgcctcttaaaaaaaaaaaagagaaacttttttcttttttttaaagttactctTTTTAATTAGTAGGTATGCAGTGGTAATGGTACCTCATTACCACTGCATAGTAACTGGGTTATTGACGAAGAACGAGCTGCATTGTTCAATGTTGGCATTAATAAGCAAAAGCCACCAACCACCAATACGCCAAACAGGAAGTTTTTGCCACATTCATAAACATTACCTTTAGAGAGGCATCAACAAGGCCTGTGACGAAAGGCACATCATTCCTACTGCGAATCACAGAGGAGCATCTCTGATATTTTGAGGGTGTGTTAGCTCCAGAGGCACAGCAAACTTGGTCAAAATGAATTTCAGGATGAATGCAGCATGTTATCAGAAAATACTGGAGGAAATTTTTCACTCATCAGCCTGGAAGCTGAACATGAGTTGTACCTGAACAATCCAACACGACAACAATCCAAAGCACAAGGCCAAGTGGAGCTGTCATTGgctgcagcagaacaaaatgAAGGTTCTGGAGTGGCCATCTCTGTTTAATGACTTCACTGTCATTGAGCCACTCTGGGGAAAGCTCAAACATTCAGCTCATGCCAGACAGTCCAGGAATTTACTGGAGCTGGAGGCTATTTGCAAAGAAGAACAAGCAATTTTAACATCAGAGTAATGGTTTTGTAGAATCTACCACAACAGATTCCAAGCAGTCATTGATGTTAAAGGAGGGAAAGCATGGTGTTAGGAATTGAGTTATGTTAACTTTTCATCAAGGTCATTTGGGTTGTTTCTGTTGAGTTTAGGATTTAATATAGTAAACACAGCTATTTGACAGTAAACCTCACACCCATCCACTAACAACGAgtgaaaagaaagtttttgtGCCATGTATGAAAAATCTATTCCACACAATCTACCTGTCtttatatactatatatacagtgaaccctcgttttttgCGGGGGTTGCGTTCTGAAAAGAACCTGTGATaagcgaaatccgtgaagtagttacctttattttttacaattattatacagcataattaaatactctacatcgaaaccaaagaacaaaacctgtatTCAGGCccaagcaggtttttttttaacaaatataccACTTTCTTCCTAATAACTACagtgaaataatcatttaatgATCAATatgaagtacagtaggacaaattgttacttgcgtatttcactgttcctctgactgagacgctgcggcctgactcccTTTTCTAGTGGCTTTCTCTTCTGAAGCcggtggtgcaggtgtgttttttcgagagaagaacatagttatcggtagttggtGTCGCTCTTtatttcttctgggcaaaaacatttaccaaaatttgtcaagctgttttacgtataTTTTAATACCataacgttattggcacacaggtagtGAAGAAGCGCGGAGACGGTTTAGAAAATaaggacgcagaacacaatgcactgtgataaacaactgcacaaaaaaatccgcGAAGCACCGAGGCCGTGAAAGGCCTTGATATAGCGATGGTTCACTGTATTTATATGTATAGACACACAAGATTAGTGCAACTCAGAAAACTGAGTTTCTGAGTTAATTTAAGttagtttaaagaaaataaataagttaataaataatgaattcTTACTCTTTCATATGCCTTAAGAATTTCAAGTGACCGGTTGAGTAAACttctttatacatttaaaagtgTTTAACAGTTCTACCTCTTTATATGGTTGAAAAAgtctttttgtaaaataataattgagTAATATGAAAACTCTTTCAAAACAGACATTGGTTGCTCTTCTACCTACCTGTAGACTTTATTCTCCTTAATTCAAAAGATAAGTCCTTGAACAGATGTAGTTTTATTCCCAGGTATGATTGGCAGGTGGCCTGTGTCCAATATCCTCTGATTTCCAGGTGAGTATGTGATTCCTCTTTACTCTGGACCACTATTTAAGTCTTGCATAGAGGGAGGAGACACTACAATAAACCTTGAGGGGAGTGAAAGGAACTGTTACAGGTGCGGTATGTTGCATGGTGAGTTTACTTGTTTAAAGGTCTTAAAGATGGATTTATGTCAGAGATTTGACTAAGAAAACATGTAGTCTTTCTTTGTTCGTATATGATTACGCAGGCATGAGGATGTCTCATACTTCTAAAGCACACCCTGTCTTTGTAGAATTCTAACCTCcttaaaaaatctatatttcttTCTTATATTGTCTAAGCGTCATTCAAAGTATGCAGAGCAACACACCAGATTAGATCATGGAAATGACAGTAAAGTCATTTGTTCAGCATAGATTAAGTGAACATTTAGGAACTCCCTCAAAACCATAGAGCTGCACAAAAGTATGTAACATCTTGGAATGTAAAGAGGACGTCACCTAAAAGATATGTGTGTATCAAATTAGGACTTGACGGAATATGGCTATATCAagactagggctgaaacgattcctcaaatgatttgagtacctcgattattaaaattccacGAGGGAAATttacctgcctcgaagcttcgttaatttatgtttgattatttagcgcaccgtgttccggcctGAACATTATTTGTGTTGCGCGTACCTCTGacttccgcctctgagttgttgacgaatgttaagtgttagcggcataacgtccaattttcaagtttggcccgtggggattttattgtttgaTGATAATGCCCGGGTTTTCGTCATTTTGGGGGGACCCATGgacatccttaaaatgactggcgcgatgcctgaagtacggcagcctttctcctccggAAGCTGCTGGTTCAACGCGAATGGCGGGAAGAGCGAGTGCTGCGGGAGGATtaatacaggtgagcggatagactgaacacggcgggTAGCTGAGTAGCTGATGCTTAtagtgtaagtgtagctttacggacgaaccgcACAATAAACTTCATATCATCTCAACAAACGGGAGGCGGAAATTATCGTAGTGGtacatggctggtagatgagtttctgagtgtgacaaACAAAGGTTCCGTAAATATCCCGTGTTGCTCCCCCCGTTCTTACGTTTGTCCCCTGGTCTACCAGTCGTCTTTCCCCCACTGA includes:
- the LOC116732096 gene encoding skin secretory protein xP2-like is translated as MEKQLLLSILLVTLSLEFMATYAQSNTTTIAPASNATTIAPASNAPTVAPASNAPTIAPASNAPTVAPASNAPTVAPASNAPTIAPASNAPTVAPASNAPTVAPASNAPTVAPASNAPTVAPASIAPTVAPASNAPTVAPASNAPTVAPASNAPTVAPASNAPTVAPASNAPTVAPASNAPTVAPASNAPTVAPASNAPTVAPASNAPTVAPASNAPTVAPASNAPTVAPASNAPTVAPASNAPTVAPASNAPTVAPASNAPTVAPASNAPTVAPASNAPTVAPASNATTVAPASNAPTVAPASNAPTVAPASNATTVAPASNATKVAPASNATTVAPANNATTVAPASNATTVTPASNATTVAPASNATTVAPASNATTVAPASNATTVAPANNATTVASNTLPAVASISRQECGSSKLCAAEPSKCDPSSTTCYFVSAKQQSGQTYNFELSGQTDGYIAAGVSNAASQTASHRAYFCANHKGAVRFFTGFINNLVLNLTQTLTTTNVKGSVNSGKIQCTFSADLPDTTTRAADYALSVTTGPYNATSGELGNANFRILTPLVNLTDTTTNVTNLLSNSTNSTSSAYPVTHTQSFLPVLLVTVSLLAFTAV